The following are encoded together in the Coffea arabica cultivar ET-39 chromosome 1c, Coffea Arabica ET-39 HiFi, whole genome shotgun sequence genome:
- the LOC140037611 gene encoding exocyst complex component EXO84B-like isoform X2: MDTSTASASSSAATTTRRFRFRDPASLREIMLASQDSVNEDLLRGHTSPDYSSSPSSSSSGDHGDVGDSELESMTAKGIQNLCSELLELKNESDEDFQKSISSNYAVFLRTFKDMEGLESELMRLKYQAATQNRVIKDLQESISLKVLSEEIMESMLEESFDSHKTASRSLLEAHTEDISEILDILLSEHRLGDALSVLEMEGRAFQSMRSGENFSSEELMSYNSAISEKKAMLEDQFTRLARNPRVSAPELQKALLGLCRLGNSYLAIQLLLDYYDARIVRGTHDLNASKAVQNGLYIQQVAKFIFSMISQAARSFVALHGAASSYAPELILWANEHTEALATCLAKYVESISEINGGLSIAAETAQFAIAYCSLLDNQNLDLRSCLTNRVRPSMEQILRINVHHYKKVINIFTSTDSWIIGRYLVSGILSKGSSVDVVDKKPEYCLLTNSGRKLVTLFQAITDDSFPLLSLQMEVAVLRELMELFTEYTIILEKALSSGADLIQESGSSIHPAESLEQGVCVIANSFTLGQIFSNIIRSIFGNIHHLKFEIDNYVLYIQDTHVRLRAYFLEQIMQKLLTSEGSQGHVSGSCITLENDSDIYYLVPSMPYQGLYLELRKLQKFAEDNYIELDWLLDVLRELMEAIFFQIANTQEILTVTNDLSMEQKSRKLMQFILDMQFLVEIARSGGYLSDNIVNASMETTHIQSGLYSSDFTLASCVNDQRWAADAAMIAMQKLDVLDEKESATNDMANNLEGETIECESQHSTDSFEDDESTTSPKQSIESPKNLAIARASEMPSHSEKRISEIENITLEGDILDDSISVDCTEPFKERLLGFGRDEINPRNPNNNDSLETLLAEDNFAEASMDEISSLRERNYTGKGLPINTSGTLAAAEDLNERPQSNHGENNDGHHNRTKGS, from the exons ATGGATACCTCCACcgcttccgcatcttcttcgGCTGCAACAACAACAAGAAGATTCCGGTTCAGAGATCCAGCGAGTCTTCGAGAAATCATGCTGGCCTCTCAAGACTCTGTTAATGAAGACTTGCTACGCGGCCACACCAGCCCAGACTactcttcttctccttcttcttcttcttctggtgATCACGGCGATGTCGGCGACTCCGAGCTCGAGTCCATGACCGCTAAG GGTATTCAGAATCTATGTTCCGAATTgcttgagctgaaaaatgagtCTGATGAAGATTTTCAGAAGAGCATATCTTCTAATTATGCTGTCTTTCTTAG AACTTTCAAAGATATGGAAGGTCTGGAAAGTGAATTGATGCGACTGAAATACCAGGCTGCCACTCAGAACAGGGTTATAAAAGACCTTCAGGAGAGTATCTCTTTGAAGGTTTTGTCTGAGGAGATCATGGAATCAATGCTCGAAGAGTCTTTCGATTCTCACAAGACAGCGTCTCGAAGCTTACTGGAAGCTCATACAGAAGACATTTCAGAAATCCTGGATATACTACTTTCAGAACATAGGTTGGGCGATGCTCTTTCAGTCCTGGAGATGGAAGGCAGGGCTTTCCAGAGCATGCGTTCTGGGGAAAACTTTTCCTCAGAGGAGTTGATGTCTTACAACTCTGCAATATCAGAGAAAAAAGCGATGCTTGAGGATCAATTCACTCGACTGGCTAGAAATCCCAGAGTGTCAGCGCCTGAACTGCAAAAGGCGTTGCTTGGACTTTGCAGGCTCGGTAACAGTTATCTTGCAATCCAGCTACTTCTTGATTACTACGATGCACGGATTGTACGCGGTACACATGATTTGAATGCCTCAAAAGCAGTTCAAAATGGGCTTTACATCCAACAAGttgcaaaattcattttttctatgATCTCCCAAGCGGCAAGGAGTTTTGTAGCATTACATGGAGCAGCTTCTTCTTATGCTCCAGAACTAATCCTATGGGCCAATGAACACACCGAGGCTCTTGCCACTTGTTTGGCTAAGTATGTTGAATCCATATCCGAAATAAATGGTGGACTGTCTATAGCAGCAGAAACCGCTCAGTTTGCAATAGCATACTGTTCTTTGTTAGACAACCAAAATCTTGACTTAAGATCATGCTTGACAAATCGTGTGCGCCCTAGCATGGAACAGATTCTACGGATCAACGTTCATCATTACAAAAAGGTCATCAATATTTTCACATCAACTGATTCTTGGATTATTGGAAGGTACCTTGTATCTGGTATCCTAAGCAAAGGAAGCTCCGTCGATGTCGTGGATAAGAAACCAGAATATTGCTTGCTCACTAACAGTGGAAGGAAACTAGTCACGCTGTTTCAG gctaTTACAGATGACAGCTTTCCCTTACTTTCCCTTCAAATGGAAGTTGCTGTTCTTAGAGAGCTAATGGAACTCTTCACTGAGTATACCATCATTCTTGAAAAAGCTCTAAGTAGCGGTGCAGATCTGATTCAGGAAAGTGGGTCGAGTATTCATCCAGCTGAGTCCCTGGAACAGGGAGTTTGTGTTATAGCCAACTCATTTACACTTGGGCAGATCTTCTCAAATATAATCAGAAGTATTTTTGGCAACATTCACCACTTGAAGTTTGAGATTGATAATTATGTACTGTATATCCAAGATACTCATGTTCGACTTAGAGCATATTTTCTTGAGCAAATTATGCAGAAACTCTTAACTTCTGAAGGCAGTCAAGGACATGTTTCAGGAAGTTGCATCACTCTGGAGAATGATTCTGATATATATTATCTAGTGCCGTCCATGCCTTACCAG GGACTCTATTTAGAGCTAAGAAAGTTACAGAAGTTTGCCGAGGACAATTACATTGAACTGGATTGGTTGCTGGATGTACTCAGAGAGCTGATGGAGGCAATATTTTTCCAGATTGCAAACACACAGGAAATTTTGACAGTTACTAATGATCTATCCATGGAACAAAAGTCCAGGAAATTGATGCAG TTCATTCTGGACATGCAGTTTCTGGTGGAAATTGCTAGATCCGGAGGATATCTGTCTGATAATATAGTCAATGCCTCCATGGAGACTACTCACATCCAATCTGGCCTATATTCCTCTGATTTTACTCTGGCAAG CTGCGTCAATGATCAGAGATGGGCTGCAGATGCTGCCATGATAGCCATGCAAAAGCTTGACGTACTTGATGAGAAAGAATCTGCTACCAATGACATGGCTAATAATCTGGAAGGAGAAACAATTGAATGTGAATCTCAGCATTCTACCGACTCGTTTGAAGATGATGAGAGCACTACTTCTCCAAAACAGTCTATCGAGTCACCAAAAAATCTGGCAATTGCACGTGCATCGGAAATGCCCAGTCATTCGGAAAAGCGGATTTCAGAAATAGAAAATATTACATTGGAAGGAGATATCCTTGATGATTCAATTTCTGTGGATTGTACTGAACCTTTCAAGGAAAGATTACTCGGATTTGGAAGGGATGAAATCAATCCAAGAAATCCAAATAATAATGATTCACTAGAGACATTATTGGCAGAAGATAATTTTGCAGAAGCCTCCATGGATGAGATCAGCAGTTTACGAGAGAGGAATTACACTGGTAAAGGTTTGCCCATAAACACAAGTGGAACTCTGGCTGCAGCTGAGGACCTGAATGAACGACCGCAAAGTAACCATGGAGAAAACAATG ACGGACATCACAATCGCACAAAAGGATCTTAA
- the LOC140037611 gene encoding exocyst complex component EXO84B-like isoform X3, producing MDTSTASASSSAATTTRRFRFRDPASLREIMLASQDSVNEDLLRGHTSPDYSSSPSSSSSGDHGDVGDSELESMTAKGIQNLCSELLELKNESDEDFQKSISSNYAVFLRTFKDMEGLESELMRLKYQAATQNRVIKDLQESISLKVLSEEIMESMLEESFDSHKTASRSLLEAHTEDISEILDILLSEHRLGDALSVLEMEGRAFQSMRSGENFSSEELMSYNSAISEKKAMLEDQFTRLARNPRVSAPELQKALLGLCRLGNSYLAIQLLLDYYDARIVRGTHDLNASKAVQNGLYIQQVAKFIFSMISQAARSFVALHGAASSYAPELILWANEHTEALATCLAKYVESISEINGGLSIAAETAQFAIAYCSLLDNQNLDLRSCLTNRVRPSMEQILRINVHHYKKVINIFTSTDSWIIGRYLVSGILSKGSSVDVVDKKPEYCLLTNSGRKLVTLFQAITDDSFPLLSLQMEVAVLRELMELFTEYTIILEKALSSGADLIQESGSSIHPAESLEQGVCVIANSFTLGQIFSNIIRSIFGNIHHLKFEIDNYVLYIQDTHVRLRAYFLEQIMQKLLTSEGSQGHVSGSCITLENDSDIYYLVPSMPYQGLYLELRKLQKFAEDNYIELDWLLDVLRELMEAIFFQIANTQEILTVTNDLSMEQKSRKLMQFLVEIARSGGYLSDNIVNASMETTHIQSGLYSSDFTLASCVNDQRWAADAAMIAMQKLDVLDEKESATNDMANNLEGETIECESQHSTDSFEDDESTTSPKQSIESPKNLAIARASEMPSHSEKRISEIENITLEGDILDDSISVDCTEPFKERLLGFGRDEINPRNPNNNDSLETLLAEDNFAEASMDEISSLRERNYTGKGLPINTSGTLAAAEDLNERPQSNHGENNGERKSAVLKED from the exons ATGGATACCTCCACcgcttccgcatcttcttcgGCTGCAACAACAACAAGAAGATTCCGGTTCAGAGATCCAGCGAGTCTTCGAGAAATCATGCTGGCCTCTCAAGACTCTGTTAATGAAGACTTGCTACGCGGCCACACCAGCCCAGACTactcttcttctccttcttcttcttcttctggtgATCACGGCGATGTCGGCGACTCCGAGCTCGAGTCCATGACCGCTAAG GGTATTCAGAATCTATGTTCCGAATTgcttgagctgaaaaatgagtCTGATGAAGATTTTCAGAAGAGCATATCTTCTAATTATGCTGTCTTTCTTAG AACTTTCAAAGATATGGAAGGTCTGGAAAGTGAATTGATGCGACTGAAATACCAGGCTGCCACTCAGAACAGGGTTATAAAAGACCTTCAGGAGAGTATCTCTTTGAAGGTTTTGTCTGAGGAGATCATGGAATCAATGCTCGAAGAGTCTTTCGATTCTCACAAGACAGCGTCTCGAAGCTTACTGGAAGCTCATACAGAAGACATTTCAGAAATCCTGGATATACTACTTTCAGAACATAGGTTGGGCGATGCTCTTTCAGTCCTGGAGATGGAAGGCAGGGCTTTCCAGAGCATGCGTTCTGGGGAAAACTTTTCCTCAGAGGAGTTGATGTCTTACAACTCTGCAATATCAGAGAAAAAAGCGATGCTTGAGGATCAATTCACTCGACTGGCTAGAAATCCCAGAGTGTCAGCGCCTGAACTGCAAAAGGCGTTGCTTGGACTTTGCAGGCTCGGTAACAGTTATCTTGCAATCCAGCTACTTCTTGATTACTACGATGCACGGATTGTACGCGGTACACATGATTTGAATGCCTCAAAAGCAGTTCAAAATGGGCTTTACATCCAACAAGttgcaaaattcattttttctatgATCTCCCAAGCGGCAAGGAGTTTTGTAGCATTACATGGAGCAGCTTCTTCTTATGCTCCAGAACTAATCCTATGGGCCAATGAACACACCGAGGCTCTTGCCACTTGTTTGGCTAAGTATGTTGAATCCATATCCGAAATAAATGGTGGACTGTCTATAGCAGCAGAAACCGCTCAGTTTGCAATAGCATACTGTTCTTTGTTAGACAACCAAAATCTTGACTTAAGATCATGCTTGACAAATCGTGTGCGCCCTAGCATGGAACAGATTCTACGGATCAACGTTCATCATTACAAAAAGGTCATCAATATTTTCACATCAACTGATTCTTGGATTATTGGAAGGTACCTTGTATCTGGTATCCTAAGCAAAGGAAGCTCCGTCGATGTCGTGGATAAGAAACCAGAATATTGCTTGCTCACTAACAGTGGAAGGAAACTAGTCACGCTGTTTCAG gctaTTACAGATGACAGCTTTCCCTTACTTTCCCTTCAAATGGAAGTTGCTGTTCTTAGAGAGCTAATGGAACTCTTCACTGAGTATACCATCATTCTTGAAAAAGCTCTAAGTAGCGGTGCAGATCTGATTCAGGAAAGTGGGTCGAGTATTCATCCAGCTGAGTCCCTGGAACAGGGAGTTTGTGTTATAGCCAACTCATTTACACTTGGGCAGATCTTCTCAAATATAATCAGAAGTATTTTTGGCAACATTCACCACTTGAAGTTTGAGATTGATAATTATGTACTGTATATCCAAGATACTCATGTTCGACTTAGAGCATATTTTCTTGAGCAAATTATGCAGAAACTCTTAACTTCTGAAGGCAGTCAAGGACATGTTTCAGGAAGTTGCATCACTCTGGAGAATGATTCTGATATATATTATCTAGTGCCGTCCATGCCTTACCAG GGACTCTATTTAGAGCTAAGAAAGTTACAGAAGTTTGCCGAGGACAATTACATTGAACTGGATTGGTTGCTGGATGTACTCAGAGAGCTGATGGAGGCAATATTTTTCCAGATTGCAAACACACAGGAAATTTTGACAGTTACTAATGATCTATCCATGGAACAAAAGTCCAGGAAATTGATGCAG TTTCTGGTGGAAATTGCTAGATCCGGAGGATATCTGTCTGATAATATAGTCAATGCCTCCATGGAGACTACTCACATCCAATCTGGCCTATATTCCTCTGATTTTACTCTGGCAAG CTGCGTCAATGATCAGAGATGGGCTGCAGATGCTGCCATGATAGCCATGCAAAAGCTTGACGTACTTGATGAGAAAGAATCTGCTACCAATGACATGGCTAATAATCTGGAAGGAGAAACAATTGAATGTGAATCTCAGCATTCTACCGACTCGTTTGAAGATGATGAGAGCACTACTTCTCCAAAACAGTCTATCGAGTCACCAAAAAATCTGGCAATTGCACGTGCATCGGAAATGCCCAGTCATTCGGAAAAGCGGATTTCAGAAATAGAAAATATTACATTGGAAGGAGATATCCTTGATGATTCAATTTCTGTGGATTGTACTGAACCTTTCAAGGAAAGATTACTCGGATTTGGAAGGGATGAAATCAATCCAAGAAATCCAAATAATAATGATTCACTAGAGACATTATTGGCAGAAGATAATTTTGCAGAAGCCTCCATGGATGAGATCAGCAGTTTACGAGAGAGGAATTACACTGGTAAAGGTTTGCCCATAAACACAAGTGGAACTCTGGCTGCAGCTGAGGACCTGAATGAACGACCGCAAAGTAACCATGGAGAAAACAATGGTGAGAGAAAGTCCGCTGTTCTAAAAGAGGATTGA
- the LOC140037611 gene encoding exocyst complex component EXO84B-like isoform X1, with protein sequence MDTSTASASSSAATTTRRFRFRDPASLREIMLASQDSVNEDLLRGHTSPDYSSSPSSSSSGDHGDVGDSELESMTAKGIQNLCSELLELKNESDEDFQKSISSNYAVFLRTFKDMEGLESELMRLKYQAATQNRVIKDLQESISLKVLSEEIMESMLEESFDSHKTASRSLLEAHTEDISEILDILLSEHRLGDALSVLEMEGRAFQSMRSGENFSSEELMSYNSAISEKKAMLEDQFTRLARNPRVSAPELQKALLGLCRLGNSYLAIQLLLDYYDARIVRGTHDLNASKAVQNGLYIQQVAKFIFSMISQAARSFVALHGAASSYAPELILWANEHTEALATCLAKYVESISEINGGLSIAAETAQFAIAYCSLLDNQNLDLRSCLTNRVRPSMEQILRINVHHYKKVINIFTSTDSWIIGRYLVSGILSKGSSVDVVDKKPEYCLLTNSGRKLVTLFQAITDDSFPLLSLQMEVAVLRELMELFTEYTIILEKALSSGADLIQESGSSIHPAESLEQGVCVIANSFTLGQIFSNIIRSIFGNIHHLKFEIDNYVLYIQDTHVRLRAYFLEQIMQKLLTSEGSQGHVSGSCITLENDSDIYYLVPSMPYQGLYLELRKLQKFAEDNYIELDWLLDVLRELMEAIFFQIANTQEILTVTNDLSMEQKSRKLMQFILDMQFLVEIARSGGYLSDNIVNASMETTHIQSGLYSSDFTLASCVNDQRWAADAAMIAMQKLDVLDEKESATNDMANNLEGETIECESQHSTDSFEDDESTTSPKQSIESPKNLAIARASEMPSHSEKRISEIENITLEGDILDDSISVDCTEPFKERLLGFGRDEINPRNPNNNDSLETLLAEDNFAEASMDEISSLRERNYTGKGLPINTSGTLAAAEDLNERPQSNHGENNGERKSAVLKED encoded by the exons ATGGATACCTCCACcgcttccgcatcttcttcgGCTGCAACAACAACAAGAAGATTCCGGTTCAGAGATCCAGCGAGTCTTCGAGAAATCATGCTGGCCTCTCAAGACTCTGTTAATGAAGACTTGCTACGCGGCCACACCAGCCCAGACTactcttcttctccttcttcttcttcttctggtgATCACGGCGATGTCGGCGACTCCGAGCTCGAGTCCATGACCGCTAAG GGTATTCAGAATCTATGTTCCGAATTgcttgagctgaaaaatgagtCTGATGAAGATTTTCAGAAGAGCATATCTTCTAATTATGCTGTCTTTCTTAG AACTTTCAAAGATATGGAAGGTCTGGAAAGTGAATTGATGCGACTGAAATACCAGGCTGCCACTCAGAACAGGGTTATAAAAGACCTTCAGGAGAGTATCTCTTTGAAGGTTTTGTCTGAGGAGATCATGGAATCAATGCTCGAAGAGTCTTTCGATTCTCACAAGACAGCGTCTCGAAGCTTACTGGAAGCTCATACAGAAGACATTTCAGAAATCCTGGATATACTACTTTCAGAACATAGGTTGGGCGATGCTCTTTCAGTCCTGGAGATGGAAGGCAGGGCTTTCCAGAGCATGCGTTCTGGGGAAAACTTTTCCTCAGAGGAGTTGATGTCTTACAACTCTGCAATATCAGAGAAAAAAGCGATGCTTGAGGATCAATTCACTCGACTGGCTAGAAATCCCAGAGTGTCAGCGCCTGAACTGCAAAAGGCGTTGCTTGGACTTTGCAGGCTCGGTAACAGTTATCTTGCAATCCAGCTACTTCTTGATTACTACGATGCACGGATTGTACGCGGTACACATGATTTGAATGCCTCAAAAGCAGTTCAAAATGGGCTTTACATCCAACAAGttgcaaaattcattttttctatgATCTCCCAAGCGGCAAGGAGTTTTGTAGCATTACATGGAGCAGCTTCTTCTTATGCTCCAGAACTAATCCTATGGGCCAATGAACACACCGAGGCTCTTGCCACTTGTTTGGCTAAGTATGTTGAATCCATATCCGAAATAAATGGTGGACTGTCTATAGCAGCAGAAACCGCTCAGTTTGCAATAGCATACTGTTCTTTGTTAGACAACCAAAATCTTGACTTAAGATCATGCTTGACAAATCGTGTGCGCCCTAGCATGGAACAGATTCTACGGATCAACGTTCATCATTACAAAAAGGTCATCAATATTTTCACATCAACTGATTCTTGGATTATTGGAAGGTACCTTGTATCTGGTATCCTAAGCAAAGGAAGCTCCGTCGATGTCGTGGATAAGAAACCAGAATATTGCTTGCTCACTAACAGTGGAAGGAAACTAGTCACGCTGTTTCAG gctaTTACAGATGACAGCTTTCCCTTACTTTCCCTTCAAATGGAAGTTGCTGTTCTTAGAGAGCTAATGGAACTCTTCACTGAGTATACCATCATTCTTGAAAAAGCTCTAAGTAGCGGTGCAGATCTGATTCAGGAAAGTGGGTCGAGTATTCATCCAGCTGAGTCCCTGGAACAGGGAGTTTGTGTTATAGCCAACTCATTTACACTTGGGCAGATCTTCTCAAATATAATCAGAAGTATTTTTGGCAACATTCACCACTTGAAGTTTGAGATTGATAATTATGTACTGTATATCCAAGATACTCATGTTCGACTTAGAGCATATTTTCTTGAGCAAATTATGCAGAAACTCTTAACTTCTGAAGGCAGTCAAGGACATGTTTCAGGAAGTTGCATCACTCTGGAGAATGATTCTGATATATATTATCTAGTGCCGTCCATGCCTTACCAG GGACTCTATTTAGAGCTAAGAAAGTTACAGAAGTTTGCCGAGGACAATTACATTGAACTGGATTGGTTGCTGGATGTACTCAGAGAGCTGATGGAGGCAATATTTTTCCAGATTGCAAACACACAGGAAATTTTGACAGTTACTAATGATCTATCCATGGAACAAAAGTCCAGGAAATTGATGCAG TTCATTCTGGACATGCAGTTTCTGGTGGAAATTGCTAGATCCGGAGGATATCTGTCTGATAATATAGTCAATGCCTCCATGGAGACTACTCACATCCAATCTGGCCTATATTCCTCTGATTTTACTCTGGCAAG CTGCGTCAATGATCAGAGATGGGCTGCAGATGCTGCCATGATAGCCATGCAAAAGCTTGACGTACTTGATGAGAAAGAATCTGCTACCAATGACATGGCTAATAATCTGGAAGGAGAAACAATTGAATGTGAATCTCAGCATTCTACCGACTCGTTTGAAGATGATGAGAGCACTACTTCTCCAAAACAGTCTATCGAGTCACCAAAAAATCTGGCAATTGCACGTGCATCGGAAATGCCCAGTCATTCGGAAAAGCGGATTTCAGAAATAGAAAATATTACATTGGAAGGAGATATCCTTGATGATTCAATTTCTGTGGATTGTACTGAACCTTTCAAGGAAAGATTACTCGGATTTGGAAGGGATGAAATCAATCCAAGAAATCCAAATAATAATGATTCACTAGAGACATTATTGGCAGAAGATAATTTTGCAGAAGCCTCCATGGATGAGATCAGCAGTTTACGAGAGAGGAATTACACTGGTAAAGGTTTGCCCATAAACACAAGTGGAACTCTGGCTGCAGCTGAGGACCTGAATGAACGACCGCAAAGTAACCATGGAGAAAACAATGGTGAGAGAAAGTCCGCTGTTCTAAAAGAGGATTGA
- the LOC140037611 gene encoding exocyst complex component EXO84B-like isoform X4 codes for MADLRRMQGIQNLCSELLELKNESDEDFQKSISSNYAVFLRTFKDMEGLESELMRLKYQAATQNRVIKDLQESISLKVLSEEIMESMLEESFDSHKTASRSLLEAHTEDISEILDILLSEHRLGDALSVLEMEGRAFQSMRSGENFSSEELMSYNSAISEKKAMLEDQFTRLARNPRVSAPELQKALLGLCRLGNSYLAIQLLLDYYDARIVRGTHDLNASKAVQNGLYIQQVAKFIFSMISQAARSFVALHGAASSYAPELILWANEHTEALATCLAKYVESISEINGGLSIAAETAQFAIAYCSLLDNQNLDLRSCLTNRVRPSMEQILRINVHHYKKVINIFTSTDSWIIGRYLVSGILSKGSSVDVVDKKPEYCLLTNSGRKLVTLFQAITDDSFPLLSLQMEVAVLRELMELFTEYTIILEKALSSGADLIQESGSSIHPAESLEQGVCVIANSFTLGQIFSNIIRSIFGNIHHLKFEIDNYVLYIQDTHVRLRAYFLEQIMQKLLTSEGSQGHVSGSCITLENDSDIYYLVPSMPYQGLYLELRKLQKFAEDNYIELDWLLDVLRELMEAIFFQIANTQEILTVTNDLSMEQKSRKLMQFILDMQFLVEIARSGGYLSDNIVNASMETTHIQSGLYSSDFTLASCVNDQRWAADAAMIAMQKLDVLDEKESATNDMANNLEGETIECESQHSTDSFEDDESTTSPKQSIESPKNLAIARASEMPSHSEKRISEIENITLEGDILDDSISVDCTEPFKERLLGFGRDEINPRNPNNNDSLETLLAEDNFAEASMDEISSLRERNYTGKGLPINTSGTLAAAEDLNERPQSNHGENNGERKSAVLKED; via the exons atgGCTGATTTGAGGAGGATGCAGGGTATTCAGAATCTATGTTCCGAATTgcttgagctgaaaaatgagtCTGATGAAGATTTTCAGAAGAGCATATCTTCTAATTATGCTGTCTTTCTTAG AACTTTCAAAGATATGGAAGGTCTGGAAAGTGAATTGATGCGACTGAAATACCAGGCTGCCACTCAGAACAGGGTTATAAAAGACCTTCAGGAGAGTATCTCTTTGAAGGTTTTGTCTGAGGAGATCATGGAATCAATGCTCGAAGAGTCTTTCGATTCTCACAAGACAGCGTCTCGAAGCTTACTGGAAGCTCATACAGAAGACATTTCAGAAATCCTGGATATACTACTTTCAGAACATAGGTTGGGCGATGCTCTTTCAGTCCTGGAGATGGAAGGCAGGGCTTTCCAGAGCATGCGTTCTGGGGAAAACTTTTCCTCAGAGGAGTTGATGTCTTACAACTCTGCAATATCAGAGAAAAAAGCGATGCTTGAGGATCAATTCACTCGACTGGCTAGAAATCCCAGAGTGTCAGCGCCTGAACTGCAAAAGGCGTTGCTTGGACTTTGCAGGCTCGGTAACAGTTATCTTGCAATCCAGCTACTTCTTGATTACTACGATGCACGGATTGTACGCGGTACACATGATTTGAATGCCTCAAAAGCAGTTCAAAATGGGCTTTACATCCAACAAGttgcaaaattcattttttctatgATCTCCCAAGCGGCAAGGAGTTTTGTAGCATTACATGGAGCAGCTTCTTCTTATGCTCCAGAACTAATCCTATGGGCCAATGAACACACCGAGGCTCTTGCCACTTGTTTGGCTAAGTATGTTGAATCCATATCCGAAATAAATGGTGGACTGTCTATAGCAGCAGAAACCGCTCAGTTTGCAATAGCATACTGTTCTTTGTTAGACAACCAAAATCTTGACTTAAGATCATGCTTGACAAATCGTGTGCGCCCTAGCATGGAACAGATTCTACGGATCAACGTTCATCATTACAAAAAGGTCATCAATATTTTCACATCAACTGATTCTTGGATTATTGGAAGGTACCTTGTATCTGGTATCCTAAGCAAAGGAAGCTCCGTCGATGTCGTGGATAAGAAACCAGAATATTGCTTGCTCACTAACAGTGGAAGGAAACTAGTCACGCTGTTTCAG gctaTTACAGATGACAGCTTTCCCTTACTTTCCCTTCAAATGGAAGTTGCTGTTCTTAGAGAGCTAATGGAACTCTTCACTGAGTATACCATCATTCTTGAAAAAGCTCTAAGTAGCGGTGCAGATCTGATTCAGGAAAGTGGGTCGAGTATTCATCCAGCTGAGTCCCTGGAACAGGGAGTTTGTGTTATAGCCAACTCATTTACACTTGGGCAGATCTTCTCAAATATAATCAGAAGTATTTTTGGCAACATTCACCACTTGAAGTTTGAGATTGATAATTATGTACTGTATATCCAAGATACTCATGTTCGACTTAGAGCATATTTTCTTGAGCAAATTATGCAGAAACTCTTAACTTCTGAAGGCAGTCAAGGACATGTTTCAGGAAGTTGCATCACTCTGGAGAATGATTCTGATATATATTATCTAGTGCCGTCCATGCCTTACCAG GGACTCTATTTAGAGCTAAGAAAGTTACAGAAGTTTGCCGAGGACAATTACATTGAACTGGATTGGTTGCTGGATGTACTCAGAGAGCTGATGGAGGCAATATTTTTCCAGATTGCAAACACACAGGAAATTTTGACAGTTACTAATGATCTATCCATGGAACAAAAGTCCAGGAAATTGATGCAG TTCATTCTGGACATGCAGTTTCTGGTGGAAATTGCTAGATCCGGAGGATATCTGTCTGATAATATAGTCAATGCCTCCATGGAGACTACTCACATCCAATCTGGCCTATATTCCTCTGATTTTACTCTGGCAAG CTGCGTCAATGATCAGAGATGGGCTGCAGATGCTGCCATGATAGCCATGCAAAAGCTTGACGTACTTGATGAGAAAGAATCTGCTACCAATGACATGGCTAATAATCTGGAAGGAGAAACAATTGAATGTGAATCTCAGCATTCTACCGACTCGTTTGAAGATGATGAGAGCACTACTTCTCCAAAACAGTCTATCGAGTCACCAAAAAATCTGGCAATTGCACGTGCATCGGAAATGCCCAGTCATTCGGAAAAGCGGATTTCAGAAATAGAAAATATTACATTGGAAGGAGATATCCTTGATGATTCAATTTCTGTGGATTGTACTGAACCTTTCAAGGAAAGATTACTCGGATTTGGAAGGGATGAAATCAATCCAAGAAATCCAAATAATAATGATTCACTAGAGACATTATTGGCAGAAGATAATTTTGCAGAAGCCTCCATGGATGAGATCAGCAGTTTACGAGAGAGGAATTACACTGGTAAAGGTTTGCCCATAAACACAAGTGGAACTCTGGCTGCAGCTGAGGACCTGAATGAACGACCGCAAAGTAACCATGGAGAAAACAATGGTGAGAGAAAGTCCGCTGTTCTAAAAGAGGATTGA